One Streptomyces sp. NBC_00102 DNA segment encodes these proteins:
- a CDS encoding lysylphosphatidylglycerol synthase domain-containing protein, whose amino-acid sequence MQPSRAADASDADSQPGGSGSAPEPTGDPTGPARTEDAGESRAAKDAGSTGVTAARLTGSTRAGTGNGPTGRVSGDEPLLAARVHRPSDLMRLLAGVLAIAVLLAVAAFAQGTTTGLEDDISRGTEQAPDLLIKVAGLVSSIAVLLVPVAFAIERLIKRDGLRIADGVLAAVLAHGVTLATDLWVSRSAPGSIQDALTQQQPGHALTDPVHGYLAPVIAYMTAVGMARRPRWRVVLWVVLLLDAFAMLVGGYTTPFSIILTVLIGWTVAYGTLYGVGSPNVRPTGQHLMAGLRHVGFRPVAALRAEEAAENPDQNDRGRRYRVTLEDGPPLDVTVVDREQQAQGFFYRAWRRITLRSITQRRSIQSLRQALEQEALLAYAAIAAGANAPKLIATSELGPDAVMLVYEHIGGRSLDSLEDAEITDELVRGAWEQVRSLQSRRIAHRRLAGDAILVDDSGTVYVTDLRGGEIAAGDLILRMDVAQLLTTLGLRVGAERSVAGALAVLGPDAVAGCLPLLQPIALTRSTRATLRRLARERAQREREAALEASDAARRDRAESASSAVLSPHDRKAERKTERKTQRTEKQAEKRALDDAREEAREEDLLTQIRRQVLLIRPQAPVEPVRLERIKPRTLLSFIAGSIAAYFVISQITQADFGTVVEQAEWGWVAAALGFSALSYVAAAMSLLGFVPERVPFRRTVLAQVAGSFVKIVAPAAVGGVALNTRFLQRQGVRPGLAVASVGASQLFGLGCHILLLALFGYLTGTERTPDSLTPSRTVIAGLLTVAVLVLVVTAIPFLRKFVVTRVRSLFAGVVPRMLDVVQRPQKLATGIGGMLLLTVLFVLCLDASVRAFSGPDVPTLSYASVAVVFLAGNALGSAAPTPGGMGAVEGALTIGLIAVGLPKEVAAPAVLLFRVMTLWLPVLPGWLCFNQLTRKGQL is encoded by the coding sequence GTGCAGCCATCCAGGGCGGCGGACGCCTCCGATGCCGACTCGCAGCCAGGCGGCTCCGGCTCCGCGCCGGAACCCACCGGTGACCCCACCGGGCCCGCCCGTACCGAAGACGCCGGAGAATCCCGCGCCGCGAAGGACGCGGGCAGCACCGGCGTCACCGCCGCGCGCCTGACCGGTTCCACCCGTGCGGGCACCGGAAACGGGCCCACGGGGCGGGTCTCGGGCGACGAGCCGCTGCTCGCGGCCCGGGTGCACCGCCCGTCCGACCTGATGCGCCTGCTCGCCGGTGTGCTCGCCATCGCGGTGCTGCTGGCCGTCGCCGCCTTCGCGCAGGGCACCACGACGGGCCTCGAGGACGACATCTCCCGGGGCACCGAGCAGGCGCCGGATCTCCTGATCAAGGTCGCCGGGCTGGTGTCGAGCATCGCAGTGCTGCTCGTCCCGGTCGCCTTCGCCATCGAACGTCTGATCAAACGCGACGGTCTGCGCATCGCGGACGGGGTGCTCGCCGCCGTGCTCGCGCACGGGGTGACGCTCGCCACTGACCTCTGGGTCTCCCGGTCCGCCCCCGGCTCGATCCAGGACGCGCTGACCCAGCAGCAGCCCGGACACGCGCTGACCGACCCGGTGCACGGCTATCTCGCGCCGGTCATCGCGTACATGACGGCGGTGGGCATGGCGAGGCGCCCGCGCTGGCGGGTGGTCCTCTGGGTGGTGCTGCTGCTCGACGCGTTCGCCATGCTGGTGGGCGGCTACACCACGCCGTTCTCGATCATCCTCACCGTGCTGATCGGCTGGACCGTCGCGTACGGGACGCTGTACGGGGTCGGCTCGCCGAACGTCCGGCCCACCGGCCAGCACCTGATGGCCGGGCTCCGGCACGTCGGTTTCCGGCCGGTCGCCGCCTTGCGCGCCGAGGAGGCGGCCGAGAACCCGGACCAGAACGACCGGGGGCGCCGCTATCGGGTCACCCTGGAGGACGGCCCGCCGCTCGACGTGACGGTCGTGGACCGGGAGCAGCAGGCCCAGGGGTTCTTCTACCGGGCCTGGCGGCGGATCACCCTGCGCTCCATCACCCAGCGGCGTTCCATCCAGTCGCTGCGCCAGGCCCTGGAGCAGGAGGCGCTGCTGGCGTACGCGGCCATCGCGGCGGGGGCGAACGCGCCGAAGCTGATCGCCACCTCCGAGCTGGGCCCGGACGCCGTGATGCTGGTGTACGAGCACATCGGCGGGCGGTCCCTGGACTCGCTGGAGGACGCGGAGATCACCGACGAGCTGGTGCGCGGCGCCTGGGAGCAGGTGCGGTCGCTGCAGTCGCGGCGGATCGCACACCGCAGGCTCGCGGGGGACGCGATCCTGGTGGACGACTCGGGCACGGTGTACGTCACCGATCTGCGCGGCGGCGAGATCGCGGCCGGCGACCTGATCCTGCGGATGGACGTGGCCCAGTTGCTGACCACGCTCGGTCTGCGGGTCGGGGCCGAGCGGTCGGTGGCCGGGGCGCTCGCCGTGCTGGGGCCGGACGCGGTGGCGGGCTGTCTGCCGCTGCTCCAGCCGATCGCGCTGACCCGTTCGACCCGGGCGACCCTGCGCAGGCTCGCCCGCGAGCGGGCTCAGCGGGAGCGCGAGGCGGCGCTGGAAGCCTCGGACGCGGCGCGCCGGGACCGGGCGGAGTCCGCGTCCTCCGCGGTGCTCTCCCCCCATGACCGCAAGGCGGAACGGAAGACCGAGCGGAAGACGCAGCGCACGGAGAAGCAGGCCGAGAAGCGGGCTCTGGACGACGCACGGGAGGAGGCCCGCGAGGAGGACCTGCTCACCCAGATCCGCCGTCAGGTGCTGCTGATCCGGCCGCAGGCCCCGGTCGAACCGGTCCGGCTGGAGCGCATCAAGCCGCGCACCCTGCTGAGCTTCATCGCGGGGTCCATCGCCGCGTACTTCGTGATCTCGCAGATCACCCAGGCCGACTTCGGCACGGTCGTGGAGCAGGCCGAGTGGGGCTGGGTGGCGGCGGCGCTGGGCTTCTCGGCGCTGAGCTACGTGGCGGCGGCGATGAGCCTGCTGGGCTTCGTGCCCGAGCGGGTGCCGTTCCGGCGCACGGTGCTGGCGCAGGTGGCCGGGTCGTTCGTGAAGATCGTGGCTCCGGCGGCGGTCGGCGGGGTGGCGCTCAACACCCGCTTCCTCCAGCGCCAGGGGGTGCGGCCCGGTCTCGCGGTGGCGAGTGTGGGCGCCTCCCAGCTGTTCGGGCTGGGCTGTCACATCCTGCTGCTGGCCCTGTTCGGCTATCTGACGGGTACGGAAAGGACGCCGGACTCGCTGACCCCGTCCCGTACGGTCATCGCCGGGCTGCTCACGGTCGCGGTGCTGGTACTGGTGGTGACGGCGATTCCGTTCCTGCGCAAGTTCGTCGTGACGCGGGTGCGTTCGCTGTTCGCGGGTGTGGTGCCGCGCATGCTGGACGTGGTGCAGCGGCCGCAGAAGCTGGCCACCGGCATCGGCGGGATGCTGCTGCTGACGGTGCTGTTCGTGCTCTGCCTGGACGCGTCGGTCCGGGCGTTCAGCGGGCCGGACGTGCCGACGCTGTCGTACGCGAGCGTCGCGGTGGTCTTCCTCGCGGGCAACGCCCTGGGTTCGGCGGCGCCCACCCCGGGCGGCATGGGCGCGGTGGAGGGTGCGCTGACGATCGGCCTCATCGCGGTCGGGCTGCCCAAGGAGGTCGCGGCGCCGGCGGTGCTGCTCTTCCGCGTGATGACGCTCTGGCTGCCGGTGCTTCCCGGCTGGCTCTGCTTCAACCAGCTGACCCGCAAGGGCCAGTTGTAG
- a CDS encoding alpha/beta hydrolase — protein sequence MHTHTRAHRGTALAGAALLTAVALAGCDGSAKAGSTGGAGKADGAAPGRTASTTATPAPGPSALPAALTSQKPDWKRCAAPEGGNAPGSAWRCATIQVPLDYRKPDGDTIGIALIKRGATSTAKRIGSLLFNFGGPGGSGVGTLPLAAEGYGRLNARYDLVSFDPRGVAASEGVNCRSDGETEASLKRVDLTPDTPAEEAAFMKDGADTGAGCEKGSGKVLPYLTTTNTARDMDLIRQVLGDRKLYYFGMSYGTELGGTYAHLFPGNVGRVVLDAVVDPTADTVGHARNQATGFQRALENYLKDRGEDPQAGNARIARLLAKLDKDPLPTDSGRMLSESLAVIGIVTPLYSQSEWPLLTQALDEAENNGTGNTLLALADSYNGRDENGHYDTMTQSQRAISCADSTARPTADQARALLPEFRKLSPVFGPFLAWDTAGWCSDWPVAGEHDTPEASAPGAAPILVIGTTGDPATPYEGARRMATELGKGVGVLLTNKGEGHGSYGNGTCVTARTDSYFLDGKVPADGSVCSS from the coding sequence ATGCACACGCACACACGCGCTCACCGCGGCACGGCACTCGCGGGGGCGGCACTGCTCACCGCGGTCGCGCTGGCGGGCTGCGACGGTTCCGCGAAGGCCGGTTCGACGGGCGGCGCGGGCAAGGCCGACGGGGCGGCCCCGGGCCGGACGGCCTCCACGACAGCGACCCCGGCACCCGGTCCCTCCGCGCTGCCGGCCGCGCTCACGTCGCAGAAGCCCGACTGGAAGAGGTGTGCGGCGCCCGAGGGCGGCAACGCACCGGGCAGCGCGTGGCGTTGCGCCACCATCCAGGTGCCGCTGGACTACCGGAAGCCGGACGGGGACACCATCGGCATCGCGCTGATCAAGCGCGGGGCGACCTCCACCGCGAAGCGGATCGGCTCGCTGCTCTTCAACTTCGGCGGTCCGGGCGGTTCGGGAGTGGGCACCCTGCCGCTGGCCGCGGAGGGGTACGGCAGGCTCAACGCCCGCTACGACCTGGTGAGTTTCGACCCGCGCGGAGTCGCCGCCAGTGAAGGGGTGAACTGCCGCAGCGACGGCGAGACCGAGGCGTCCCTGAAGCGTGTCGACCTGACCCCGGACACACCGGCGGAGGAGGCGGCCTTCATGAAGGACGGCGCGGACACCGGCGCCGGCTGCGAAAAGGGCTCCGGCAAGGTCCTGCCGTATCTGACGACCACCAACACCGCCCGCGACATGGACCTGATCCGCCAGGTGCTCGGCGACCGGAAGCTGTACTACTTCGGCATGTCCTACGGCACGGAGCTGGGCGGCACGTACGCCCACCTCTTCCCCGGGAACGTCGGCCGGGTGGTGCTGGACGCGGTCGTGGACCCCACGGCGGACACGGTCGGACACGCCCGGAACCAGGCGACGGGCTTCCAGCGTGCGCTGGAGAACTACCTCAAGGACCGCGGCGAGGACCCGCAGGCCGGGAACGCGCGCATCGCCCGGCTGCTCGCGAAGCTGGACAAGGACCCGTTGCCGACCGACTCCGGCCGCATGCTCAGCGAGTCGCTCGCCGTCATAGGCATCGTGACTCCCCTCTACTCGCAGAGCGAGTGGCCCCTGCTGACGCAGGCGCTCGACGAGGCGGAGAACAACGGCACCGGGAACACGCTGCTCGCGCTGGCCGATTCGTACAACGGCCGGGACGAGAACGGGCATTACGACACGATGACGCAGTCCCAGCGGGCCATCTCCTGCGCGGACTCGACGGCCCGGCCGACCGCCGATCAGGCGCGGGCGCTGCTGCCGGAGTTCCGGAAGCTCTCCCCGGTCTTCGGTCCCTTCCTCGCCTGGGACACCGCGGGCTGGTGCTCCGACTGGCCGGTGGCCGGGGAGCACGACACCCCGGAGGCGAGCGCCCCGGGCGCGGCGCCGATCCTGGTGATCGGGACGACCGGCGACCCGGCGACCCCGTACGAGGGCGCGCGGCGGATGGCGACGGAACTCGGCAAGGGCGTCGGCGTGCTGCTCACCAACAAGGGCGAGGGCCACGGCTCCTACGGCAACGGC
- a CDS encoding ATP-dependent DNA helicase translates to MSSSSTTRQDPPRETRRRAPGAYRLVRTPPGSVEPPVLDAAQRAVVDHPGGPLLVLAGPGTGKTTTLVESVAARVTAGTDPARILVLTFSRKAAVELRDRMAARLGAARGPQATTFHSYCYALVRAHQDADLFADPLRLLSGPEQDVTVRELLAGQLDLEKSGLSHVRWPDELRACLTTRGFADEVRAVLARSRELGLGADALADFARRTGRPDWGAAAQFLAEYLDVLDAQGVLDYAELVHRAVLLAERPEVAERLAGEYDAVYVDEYQDTDPSQVRLLHALAGNPVGRTPGGTGTGQGAGVHAGGRPGAGTGVRTGAASGGRTLIAFGDPDQSIYAFRGADVNGILDFPDTFPRADGAPAPVGVLTTSRRSGAGLLAATRLLTRRMPLTRLPAEKVRAHRELSAVRDGGQAEVYTYPTASTELDNIADLLRRAHLEDGVPWNEMAVLVRAGGRSMPSVRRALTSAGVPLEVDGDDLPLRHEPAVAPLLTALRAVAEAALDRGHPDRGDEGAPDEGAPDDRRVLDEETALTLLTSPLGAMDAADLRRLGRALRDDERAAGNRVPPPSGELLALALSEPERLVTHDPVYARGAQRLGTLLARARTLLQEGGTAEEALWTLWNGTPWPSRLERAALRGGTAGRNADRDLDAVCALFETAARAEERTGGRGALNFLEEVDAQDIAADTLSRRVARPDAVRLMTAHRSKGLEWRLVVVAGVQEGLWPDLRRRGSLLEADRIGRDGLAEPLTPGALLTEERRLFYVAATRARERLIVTAVKAPADDGDQPSRFLAELGVEPRDVTGRPRRPLAVAALVAELRATTVDPAASGALREAAAQRLARLASLTDDEDRPLVPAAHPHRWWGLDEPTRSAVPLRDRDQPVVLSGSALEQLAHTCALQWFLGREVKADAPATAAQGFGNVVHVLADEVASGRTPADLDVLMERLDTVWNGLAFDAPWKSEQEKGQARAALERFLHWHVMDRSGRTPVAGEHGFDVTLEAGEYAVRIRGSMDRVERDAEDRAYVVDFKTGKQAPTKDEVARHPQLAVYQLAVREGAVDEVFGGLRPEPGGAELVQLRRPAPVREGGETSPQVQAQQPLAGEWVSDLLATAAGRVLDERFTPTTGTHCGHCAFRASCSARPEGRHVVE, encoded by the coding sequence GTGAGCTCCTCCTCCACCACCCGGCAGGACCCGCCCCGCGAAACGCGACGGCGGGCGCCGGGCGCGTACCGGCTGGTGCGCACGCCCCCGGGGTCGGTGGAGCCCCCTGTGCTGGACGCGGCACAGCGCGCGGTGGTTGACCACCCGGGCGGGCCACTGCTGGTCCTCGCCGGACCCGGCACCGGCAAGACCACGACACTCGTGGAATCCGTCGCCGCGCGGGTGACCGCCGGCACGGACCCCGCCCGCATCCTCGTCCTCACCTTCAGCCGCAAGGCCGCCGTGGAACTCCGCGACCGGATGGCGGCCCGGCTCGGCGCCGCCCGCGGACCGCAGGCCACCACCTTCCACTCGTACTGCTACGCCCTGGTCCGAGCCCACCAGGACGCCGACCTGTTCGCCGATCCGCTGCGCCTGCTCTCCGGACCCGAACAGGACGTCACCGTCCGCGAACTGCTCGCGGGCCAGCTCGACCTGGAGAAGTCCGGCCTCTCCCACGTGCGCTGGCCCGACGAACTCCGGGCCTGCCTGACCACCCGCGGCTTCGCCGACGAGGTGCGCGCCGTCCTGGCCCGCAGCCGCGAGCTGGGCCTCGGCGCGGACGCCCTGGCCGACTTCGCCCGCCGGACCGGGCGCCCCGACTGGGGCGCGGCGGCCCAGTTCCTCGCGGAGTACCTCGACGTGCTCGACGCGCAGGGGGTCCTCGACTACGCCGAACTCGTCCACCGCGCGGTCCTGCTCGCCGAGCGCCCGGAGGTCGCGGAGCGGCTGGCCGGGGAGTACGACGCCGTCTACGTCGACGAGTACCAGGACACCGACCCGTCGCAGGTGCGGCTGCTGCACGCGCTGGCCGGCAACCCCGTGGGGCGTACGCCGGGTGGGACGGGTACCGGTCAGGGCGCGGGCGTGCACGCCGGCGGACGTCCCGGGGCGGGCACCGGGGTGCGTACCGGTGCGGCCTCCGGTGGCCGGACGCTGATCGCGTTCGGCGACCCGGACCAGTCCATCTACGCCTTCCGGGGCGCCGACGTGAACGGCATCCTCGACTTCCCCGACACCTTCCCGCGCGCGGACGGGGCGCCCGCGCCCGTGGGCGTACTCACCACCTCGCGACGGTCCGGCGCCGGCCTCCTCGCCGCCACCCGGCTGCTCACCCGCCGGATGCCGCTCACCCGGCTGCCCGCCGAGAAGGTACGCGCCCACCGCGAACTCTCCGCCGTCCGCGACGGCGGCCAGGCGGAGGTCTACACCTACCCGACCGCCTCCACCGAGCTCGACAACATCGCCGACCTGCTGCGCCGCGCCCATCTGGAGGACGGCGTGCCGTGGAACGAGATGGCCGTACTGGTACGCGCCGGCGGGCGCTCGATGCCCTCCGTGCGCCGGGCGCTCACCTCCGCCGGAGTGCCCCTGGAGGTCGACGGCGACGACCTCCCGCTCCGTCACGAACCCGCCGTCGCCCCGCTGCTGACCGCCCTGCGCGCGGTGGCGGAGGCGGCCCTCGACCGGGGCCACCCGGACAGGGGCGACGAGGGTGCCCCGGACGAGGGCGCCCCGGACGACCGGCGCGTCCTGGACGAGGAGACCGCCCTCACCCTGCTCACCTCGCCGCTCGGCGCGATGGACGCCGCAGACCTGCGCCGCCTCGGCCGGGCCCTGCGCGACGACGAGCGGGCCGCCGGCAACCGCGTACCGCCGCCCTCCGGCGAACTGCTCGCACTGGCCCTCTCCGAACCCGAACGCCTCGTCACCCACGACCCCGTCTACGCCCGGGGCGCCCAGCGCCTCGGCACCCTGCTGGCCCGGGCCCGCACGCTGCTCCAGGAAGGCGGCACCGCCGAGGAAGCGCTCTGGACCCTCTGGAACGGCACCCCCTGGCCCAGCCGGCTGGAACGCGCCGCACTGCGCGGGGGCACCGCCGGGCGCAACGCCGACCGGGACCTGGACGCCGTGTGCGCCCTCTTCGAGACCGCCGCACGGGCCGAGGAACGCACCGGCGGGCGCGGGGCGCTCAACTTCCTGGAGGAGGTGGACGCCCAGGACATCGCCGCCGACACCCTCTCGCGCCGGGTCGCCCGGCCCGACGCGGTCCGGCTGATGACCGCCCACCGCTCCAAGGGCCTGGAGTGGCGGCTCGTCGTGGTCGCCGGGGTGCAGGAGGGGCTCTGGCCCGACCTGCGCCGCCGCGGCTCCCTGCTGGAGGCCGACCGGATCGGCCGCGACGGACTCGCCGAACCCCTCACGCCCGGCGCGCTCCTCACCGAGGAACGCCGGCTCTTCTACGTCGCCGCCACCCGCGCCCGCGAGCGCCTGATCGTCACCGCGGTCAAGGCACCGGCCGACGACGGCGACCAGCCCTCCCGGTTCCTGGCCGAACTGGGCGTCGAACCCCGGGACGTCACCGGCCGCCCCCGCAGGCCGCTCGCCGTCGCCGCCCTCGTCGCCGAACTCCGCGCCACCACCGTGGACCCCGCCGCCTCCGGGGCACTGCGCGAGGCCGCCGCCCAGCGCCTCGCCCGGCTCGCCTCGCTCACCGACGACGAGGACCGCCCCCTGGTGCCCGCCGCCCACCCGCACCGCTGGTGGGGCCTGGACGAGCCGACCCGGTCCGCCGTACCGCTGCGCGACCGGGACCAGCCCGTCGTGCTCTCCGGCAGCGCCCTCGAACAGCTCGCCCACACCTGCGCGCTCCAGTGGTTCCTCGGCCGCGAGGTCAAGGCCGACGCCCCCGCCACCGCCGCCCAGGGCTTCGGCAACGTCGTCCACGTACTCGCCGACGAGGTCGCCTCCGGCCGCACCCCCGCCGACCTGGACGTCCTCATGGAACGGCTCGACACGGTCTGGAACGGCCTCGCCTTCGACGCACCCTGGAAGTCCGAGCAGGAGAAGGGCCAGGCCCGCGCCGCCCTCGAACGCTTCCTCCACTGGCACGTCATGGACCGCTCCGGCCGCACCCCCGTCGCCGGGGAGCACGGATTCGACGTGACCCTCGAAGCGGGCGAGTACGCCGTCCGCATCCGGGGCTCCATGGACCGCGTCGAACGCGACGCCGAGGACCGGGCGTACGTCGTCGACTTCAAGACCGGCAAGCAGGCGCCCACCAAGGACGAGGTGGCCCGCCACCCGCAGCTCGCCGTCTACCAGCTGGCCGTCCGGGAGGGCGCCGTCGACGAGGTCTTCGGCGGCCTGCGCCCCGAACCCGGCGGCGCCGAACTCGTCCAGCTGCGCCGCCCCGCCCCCGTGCGCGAAGGCGGCGAGACCTCGCCGCAGGTGCAGGCCCAGCAGCCGCTGGCCGGGGAGTGGGTCTCCGACCTGCTCGCCACCGCCGCCGGACGCGTGCTCGACGAGCGCTTCACCCCGACCACCGGCACGCACTGCGGCCACTGCGCCTTCCGCGCCTCGTGCAGCGCCCGGCCCGAGGGCCGCCACGTCGTGGAGTGA
- a CDS encoding MGMT family protein — translation MRQDRTPRHGAGDGTARRPPVEDDGTTARAPAAQAHAELPEYAERVLDVADLIPPGHVMTYGDVAEWLGDGGPRQVGRAMALYGSAVPWWRVVRSDGTLLPGHELRALARYRDEGTPLRDAARSAEGHLPRIDMRRARWDGGTGQSGGTAGPDRGEEAHT, via the coding sequence ATGAGACAGGACCGGACGCCCCGGCACGGAGCGGGGGACGGCACCGCCCGCCGCCCGCCGGTGGAAGACGACGGCACCACCGCCCGTGCCCCCGCCGCACAGGCCCACGCCGAGCTCCCGGAGTACGCCGAGCGGGTCCTCGACGTCGCCGACCTGATCCCGCCCGGCCACGTCATGACCTACGGCGACGTCGCCGAGTGGCTGGGCGACGGCGGACCGCGCCAGGTCGGCCGGGCGATGGCGCTCTACGGATCGGCGGTGCCCTGGTGGCGCGTCGTACGGTCGGACGGCACGCTCCTGCCCGGCCACGAGCTGCGCGCACTCGCGCGCTACCGCGACGAGGGCACACCACTGCGCGACGCCGCCCGGTCGGCGGAGGGGCATCTGCCGAGGATCGACATGCGGCGCGCACGATGGGACGGCGGGACCGGACAGTCCGGCGGTACCGCGGGGCCGGACAGGGGCGAGGAAGCTCACACCTGA